A genomic stretch from Elusimicrobiota bacterium includes:
- the rlmD gene encoding 23S rRNA (uracil(1939)-C(5))-methyltransferase RlmD — protein MKPRCRHFGDCGGCRIQDLAYDDQRAKKGAELQRLFEPRGWTQAIPVHPSPETFFYRNKMEYSFQDVFPPPPPGEDRVLLGLKRKNRWDKVMTLQECFLLSPESNELLAGVHGWARRENLDPFNLHKHTGFLRHLVVREGKNTGERLVMLVTSPGAFPAQSFVEAVRACYPATTILRGINGGKSDTAQSQNVELLYGPGFIHDSLLGKRFRVSPYSFMQTNTRGAELLYGLLVEWLQDLGAKNLLDLYSGCGGIALSAASSCEQVMGVEVVESAVTDARHNAELNGVRNAQFLAAKVEEFLPGLAAQGIDVDTVVTDPSRAGLHPAAVKALKELAPKHVLYVSCNPKSQCEDIGRLQEIYDILRVEAVDLFPHTDHVESVALLRRTF, from the coding sequence GTGAAGCCGCGCTGCCGCCATTTCGGCGACTGCGGCGGCTGCCGCATCCAGGACCTCGCCTACGACGACCAGCGCGCGAAGAAGGGCGCCGAACTCCAGCGCCTCTTCGAGCCGCGCGGCTGGACGCAGGCCATCCCGGTGCACCCCTCCCCCGAGACCTTCTTCTACCGCAACAAGATGGAGTACTCCTTCCAGGACGTCTTCCCGCCGCCGCCGCCCGGCGAGGACCGCGTCCTGCTCGGGCTCAAGCGCAAGAACCGGTGGGACAAGGTGATGACGCTGCAGGAGTGCTTCCTGCTCTCCCCGGAGTCCAACGAGCTCCTCGCCGGCGTCCACGGCTGGGCGCGGCGCGAGAACCTCGACCCCTTCAACCTGCACAAGCACACCGGCTTCCTGCGCCACCTCGTCGTGCGCGAGGGCAAGAACACCGGCGAGCGGCTCGTCATGCTCGTCACCTCCCCCGGGGCCTTCCCGGCGCAGTCCTTCGTCGAGGCCGTGCGCGCCTGCTATCCCGCGACGACGATCCTGCGCGGGATCAACGGCGGGAAGTCCGATACCGCGCAGTCGCAGAACGTCGAGCTCCTCTACGGGCCCGGCTTCATCCACGACTCGCTGCTCGGCAAGCGCTTCCGCGTCTCGCCCTACTCCTTCATGCAGACGAACACCCGCGGCGCGGAGCTGCTCTACGGCCTGCTCGTCGAGTGGCTCCAGGACCTCGGGGCGAAGAACCTCCTCGACCTCTACTCGGGCTGCGGCGGCATCGCGCTCTCGGCCGCCTCCTCCTGCGAGCAGGTCATGGGCGTCGAGGTCGTCGAGTCCGCCGTCACGGACGCGCGCCACAACGCCGAGCTCAACGGCGTGCGCAACGCGCAGTTCCTCGCCGCGAAGGTCGAGGAGTTCCTCCCCGGCCTCGCCGCGCAGGGCATCGACGTGGACACCGTCGTCACCGACCCCTCGCGCGCCGGCCTGCACCCCGCCGCGGTGAAGGCGCTCAAGGAGCTCGCGCCCAAGCACGTGCTCTACGTCTCCTGCAACCCGAAGTCGCAGTGCGAGGACATCGGCCGCCTCCAGGAGATCTACGACATCCTCCGCGTCGAGGCCGTGGACCTCTTCCCGCACACCGACCACGTCGAGAGCGTGGCGCTCCTGCGACGCACGTTCTGA
- the ychF gene encoding redox-regulated ATPase YchF — MQIGIVGLPNVGKSTLFNALTSGHAASSNYPFTTIDPNVGVVQVPDARLARLTEIFKPKKTTPAYVRFVDIAGLVKGASQGEGLGNQFLSHIREVDAIAHLVRLFQDPDVVHTMGGVDPVRDIEVIETELILADLASLERQFDKVQGKARTGDKKAALALVALEKVKKGLEAGKPASALGLPEADLRELFLLTAKPLIFVGNTDEKPRAEDIARFEAAAKARGVPCLTLCGKLEAEIAQLSEEDRGPFLADLGLAQTGLERVILSAYKLLGLQSFFTGGEDEVRAWTVVSGSRAPQAAGVIHTDFEKGFIRAEVYSYGDIDKYASEAELRARGLIRSEGKEYVVQDGDVCFFKFSS; from the coding sequence ATGCAGATTGGCATCGTCGGTTTGCCGAACGTCGGGAAGTCCACCCTTTTCAACGCCCTCACCTCCGGCCACGCCGCCAGTTCCAACTATCCCTTCACCACCATCGACCCCAACGTCGGGGTCGTCCAGGTCCCCGACGCGCGCCTCGCGCGGCTCACCGAGATCTTCAAGCCCAAGAAGACGACGCCCGCCTACGTCCGCTTCGTGGACATCGCCGGGCTCGTGAAGGGGGCCTCTCAGGGCGAGGGGCTCGGGAACCAGTTCCTCTCCCACATCCGCGAGGTGGACGCCATCGCCCACCTCGTGCGGCTCTTCCAGGACCCCGACGTCGTGCACACGATGGGCGGCGTCGACCCGGTGCGCGACATCGAGGTCATCGAGACCGAGCTCATCCTCGCCGACCTCGCCAGCCTCGAGCGTCAGTTCGACAAGGTCCAGGGAAAGGCCCGCACCGGCGACAAGAAGGCGGCGCTCGCGCTGGTCGCCCTGGAGAAGGTGAAGAAGGGGCTCGAGGCGGGCAAGCCCGCCTCCGCGCTCGGCCTCCCCGAGGCCGACCTGCGCGAGCTCTTCCTGCTCACCGCCAAGCCGCTGATCTTCGTGGGCAACACCGACGAGAAGCCGAGGGCCGAGGACATCGCCCGCTTCGAGGCGGCCGCGAAGGCGCGCGGGGTGCCCTGCCTGACCCTCTGCGGCAAGCTCGAGGCCGAGATCGCCCAGCTCTCCGAGGAGGACCGCGGACCGTTCCTCGCGGACCTCGGGCTCGCGCAGACGGGCCTCGAGCGCGTCATCCTCTCGGCCTACAAGCTGCTCGGCCTGCAGAGCTTCTTCACCGGCGGCGAGGACGAGGTGCGCGCCTGGACCGTCGTCTCCGGCTCCCGCGCTCCCCAGGCGGCCGGGGTCATCCACACCGATTTCGAGAAGGGCTTCATCCGCGCCGAGGTCTATTCCTACGGGGACATCGACAAGTACGCCTCGGAGGCCGAACTGCGCGCGCGGGGACTGATCCGCTCGGAGGGGAAGGAGTATGTCGTCCAAGACGGCGACGTCTGTTTCTTCAAGTTCAGCTCCTAG
- a CDS encoding fused MFS/spermidine synthase, translating into MNDRRPSVERTALLLMLFSGAAALVFETVWLRGLERTFGVTVHAVSALVALYMAGLVLGSLAGARWARGRHDWLRLYALLELAACAAALAGSFAMRRMPAVVAAFGGAETPDLLLETLLRLSLAGPPLLLPTFFLGATLPVLCQAAPGRVGRLYAANTLGAALGALGTAFWMLGEWGETATLAFGAALQVAAAALALAASRRPAENAAPAPTAPVPPSPIYPLFALSGFAALGYEVLWSRQLIPLLGNSVYAFSLLLVAYLVGIAAGSALEERLKEEDPWRSFARLELLLAAAAFLSLWSTDVLSLLLDSPDYLYSPLTRLGDFPALAGRALLAVFPAAFVMGLLFPAAARVVSPAGAGGPVGVLYAANTAGGILGSLVAGFALIRLFGCHGAFWGLSALSAFVGLLALARARGPRLRRAELLLLLAVAAAGAGAWRDRGPQALLQRLRHAVGPSSLLFHDESPAGTATGVDARGERYLLINGILTSGVGLNGALMAVLPDVMLERPRAVLVICLGTGTTLRAALRLGAETVHAVELVDAVARNVVRFQPDLPSLLAGPGRKVFVEDGRSFLLRAGRRYDVIIVDASPPLYSAGAVNLYSRDFMEMARGRLSEEGVFTLWLPLFSFEEDYWRILSAAAASFPHIAVWNHPNIRGVLVFGSRRPFEWPKGAIDRRLKARVEGRVFGGLSEADVRSGFRVSEAELRDYLKRWPPVTDERPSVEFPLRRFLRREPFQKSTDFLLKASEKAR; encoded by the coding sequence GTGAACGACCGACGCCCTTCCGTCGAACGCACCGCGCTCCTCCTGATGCTCTTCTCGGGAGCGGCCGCCCTCGTCTTCGAGACCGTCTGGCTGCGGGGACTGGAGCGGACCTTCGGCGTCACCGTCCACGCGGTCAGCGCGCTCGTCGCCCTCTACATGGCGGGGCTGGTGCTGGGCTCGTTGGCCGGCGCCCGCTGGGCGCGGGGCCGGCACGACTGGCTGCGCCTCTACGCGCTCCTCGAGCTCGCCGCCTGCGCCGCGGCGCTCGCCGGGAGCTTCGCGATGCGCCGCATGCCCGCCGTCGTCGCCGCGTTCGGCGGAGCGGAGACGCCGGACCTCCTGCTCGAGACCCTGCTGCGTCTCTCGCTCGCCGGACCGCCGCTGCTCCTGCCGACCTTCTTCCTCGGCGCGACCCTCCCGGTGCTCTGCCAGGCCGCGCCCGGCCGCGTCGGCCGGCTCTACGCGGCGAACACGCTCGGCGCGGCCCTCGGCGCCCTGGGGACGGCCTTCTGGATGCTCGGAGAATGGGGTGAGACCGCGACGCTCGCCTTCGGCGCGGCCCTGCAGGTCGCGGCGGCGGCGCTCGCCCTCGCCGCCTCGCGGCGGCCGGCGGAGAACGCGGCTCCGGCGCCGACGGCTCCCGTCCCCCCGAGCCCGATCTACCCCCTCTTCGCGCTCTCCGGCTTCGCGGCCCTCGGCTACGAGGTCCTCTGGTCCCGCCAGCTCATCCCCCTGCTCGGCAACTCGGTCTACGCGTTCAGCCTCCTGCTCGTCGCCTATCTCGTCGGCATCGCGGCGGGCTCGGCGCTCGAGGAGCGTCTGAAGGAGGAGGACCCCTGGCGCTCCTTCGCCCGGCTCGAGCTCCTGCTCGCCGCCGCCGCCTTCCTGAGTCTCTGGAGCACGGACGTCCTCTCGCTCCTGCTCGACTCCCCGGACTACCTCTATTCGCCGCTGACCCGCCTGGGGGATTTCCCGGCGCTCGCCGGACGGGCGCTGCTCGCGGTGTTCCCGGCGGCCTTCGTCATGGGGCTCCTCTTCCCCGCCGCCGCGCGGGTCGTGAGTCCGGCCGGCGCGGGCGGACCGGTCGGCGTGCTCTACGCCGCGAACACCGCCGGAGGGATCCTGGGCTCGCTGGTCGCCGGCTTCGCCCTCATCCGCCTCTTCGGCTGCCACGGCGCCTTCTGGGGACTCTCGGCCCTCTCCGCTTTCGTCGGCCTGCTCGCGCTCGCGCGCGCCCGGGGACCGCGCCTGCGCCGCGCGGAGCTCCTCCTCCTGCTCGCCGTCGCCGCCGCCGGCGCCGGCGCCTGGCGCGACCGCGGCCCGCAGGCCCTGCTCCAGCGCCTGCGTCATGCCGTCGGCCCCTCGTCCCTCCTCTTCCACGACGAGTCCCCCGCCGGGACCGCGACCGGCGTCGACGCCCGCGGCGAGCGCTACCTGCTCATCAACGGGATCCTGACCTCGGGGGTGGGGCTCAACGGGGCGCTCATGGCCGTGCTGCCGGACGTGATGCTCGAGCGCCCGCGCGCGGTCCTCGTCATCTGCCTGGGGACCGGGACGACGCTGCGCGCCGCCCTGCGCCTGGGCGCCGAGACGGTGCACGCCGTCGAGCTCGTGGACGCCGTGGCCCGCAACGTCGTCCGCTTCCAGCCCGACCTCCCCTCCCTGCTCGCCGGACCGGGCCGGAAGGTCTTCGTCGAGGACGGGCGGAGCTTCCTCCTGCGCGCCGGACGCCGCTACGACGTCATCATCGTGGACGCCTCGCCGCCCCTCTACAGCGCGGGCGCCGTCAACCTCTACAGCCGCGACTTCATGGAGATGGCCCGCGGGCGCCTCTCCGAGGAGGGCGTCTTCACGCTCTGGCTCCCCCTCTTCTCCTTCGAGGAGGACTACTGGCGCATCCTGAGCGCCGCGGCCGCCTCCTTCCCGCACATCGCGGTCTGGAACCATCCGAACATCCGCGGCGTGCTGGTCTTCGGCTCGCGGCGCCCCTTCGAGTGGCCGAAAGGCGCGATCGACCGCCGCCTGAAGGCGCGCGTGGAGGGCCGGGTGTTCGGGGGGCTGTCGGAGGCGGACGTGCGCTCGGGCTTCCGGGTGAGCGAGGCCGAGCTCCGGGACTACCTGAAGCGCTGGCCGCCGGTCACCGACGAACGGCCGTCCGTCGAGTTCCCCCTGCGCCGCTTCCTGCGTAGGGAGCCCTTCCAAAAGAGCACCGACTTCCTTTTGAAGGCGTCCGAAAAGGCGCGCTAA